The DNA region CAGGGTGCGCTCTCCTCCTTGACCACGTCGTTCGTCCACCCGGACGGCTTCGCGTGTCCGGCGCGGTGCAGCACGTGGTCGAGGTCCTCGCGGGGGTCGTCGGGGTAGCGGTCGGCGGCGATCGAGTTGTCCTGGGTGTCGAACGAGTACGGGTGCCCGGTACGGGCGGCGGCCGCGGTCAGTCCTGCGTCGGAGAGCATCGAGGCGTACTCGGAGGAGTGTGGTCTTCTGTACCACGAGCGCCGTGGGGCGACCCGGAACGGAGCCCACGGGTGGGCTGTTCACATCCGGGGCGGGCAGGCTCGGCCGAAGCGGGGAGAAACGTGGAATCAGTGACCGGACGCGACGCACGGGACACGCTGCCAGAAGGGCTCGGCGACGCCCTGCGGTCCACCGCCGAGGAGATCGCGGCGGTGCTGCGCGGGTTCGCCGACACCAGCGTTCCGGTGCCCTGCTCGGAGTGGACCGTCGGGGAGGCCGCGGCACATCTGGCGCAGGCCAACGAGCTGATGGCCGACCTCGCGGCCGGACGGGAACGTCGCTACGGGGACGGGACGCCGCAGGGTCTGGCCGCCGCCAACGAGCGTGCGCTCGCGGAGTTCGACGAGCGGGCTGCCGAGCCGCTGGCGGACCTGATCGTGGCGCACACGGACGGCTACCTCGCCGCCGTCGAGCGGTGCGCGACGGACAGCACCGGGGCCGATGGCGCGGCCGGGACCGTGGTCACGCCGCTGGGGCCGATGAGCCGGGCGGTGTTGGGCTCGTACCTGCTGACGCACATGCTCGGCCACGGCTACGACCTCGCCCGTGCGCGGGGGCGCAGCCACATGATCGACCGCACGCGCGTCGAACTGTCCCTGCCGTTCCTGATCACGGCGATGCCCAGGGTCACCGACGCCACCACCACCGCCGGGCTCACTGCTGGCTACACGATCCGTCTGTGGGGCGGCGCCCGATTCGGCGTCACGTTCACCGACGGCGCCGTGACCGTCACCCCCCGACCGCCGGCCCGCCCGGACTGCACCATCCTCATCGAGCCGGTCACCTTCTTCCTGATGGCGCTCGGCCGCATCGACCCACGTGGCGCCATGGCCCGGGGCCGGGTGTTCGCCTGGGGCCGCAAGCCCTGGCTCGCCCCCCGATTCCCCGGGCTGTTCAAGGCACCCTGATCCGCCGGACAGGCCCTACACCGGATTCCCGTGGGACTCCATGAGCTCCTGGTGGGCCTCCATCACGTCCTGGGCGAGTACGGTGACGATCTCCTGCCTGGTGGGCGTCGTCCCGCCCGAGTGTTCGGCGTACAGACGCAGATCCCGTTGCGCGGAGGCCTTCTGGCAGAGCTCGCGGGCGAAGCGGGCATTGCCCAGGGTGTCGGCCATACCTTCGTCCACGGCCGAGGCGAAGAAGGCGCCGAGTGCGGCCGCCGCCTCCTCGTCGGGTTCGTCGCCCTGACCGGACAGGACGGACCGGGCGATCAGGAGCAGTTCCTGTGCGGAGTACGAGGGGAAGTCGACGCGGGTGTTGAACCGGGACACCAGGCCCGGGTTGGCGGCGAGCAGACCGGTCATCTCCTCGCGGTATCCGGCGAGTACGACGACGAGCCGGTCCCGGTCGTCCTCGGCCCGCTTCAGGAGTACCTGGAGCGCCTCGTCACCGAACGCGTCGCCACCGCTGTACCCGCTGTTGGACAGGGCGTACGCCTCGTCGATGAACAGCACGCCGTTCAAGGCGGAGTCGATGACCTTGCTGGTCTTGATCGCGGTGGAGCCGAGGTGCTGCCCGACGAGGTCGACGCGCTGGGCCTCGATGACATGGCCGGAACGCAGCAGCCCCAGACCGGCGAAGACCTTGCCGATGATGCGGGCAACGGTGGTCTTGCCGGTGCCGGGCGGTCCCGCGAAGACGAAGTGCCGGGGCCGGGCGCCGCTGGGCAGGCCCTGCTCCTCGCGGAGCGCCGCCATGCGCAGCTGCGCGATCAGCGTGAGCACCTGGCGCTTCACCGGCTCCAGACCGATCATGCCGTCCAGTGCCTGCTGAGCCTCCGCGAGCAGGCGCGCCATCTCCTCCCGCGACAGCCCGTCCGTCCCGTCCGTCTCCGCCGACCCCGAGTCCGGCCCGGCGCCCGGAGCGGCCACCGGGGCAGAGGGTGCGGAGGGAGGCGCGGCCGTGCGGGGCGGCGGGGGCCCCGCCGGGGAAGGGGACGGGGAGGAAGGGGTGGGGGAGGACGCGGGAGCCTCCCCGGCCACGGACGAAGCCGTCGGCGCCGTGGAACGTGCCTGCGCCCGTACGTTCACGTCCAAGAGGTTTGGCGCACACCGGAACGCGTACTGGTACCGCCTCAGCGCCTCCTCCGGCCGGCCCAGCGACTCCAGGGACCGGCCCATGAAGTACTTGACCTCCGCGTCGAAACGGCTCCCCGGCTCCAGCTTCTTCGGCAGCTCCGCCAGCACGTTCAGGGCCTCGTGACAGACCCCCTGCGCGAACAGCGCCGCCCCCACGTACAGCTGTGCCTCGTCGTGCAGGAAGGCGTCACGGATGTTCGGGGCGAAACGGAGCACGAGGGCCCAGTCCTCCTTGAGGAAGGCATACCGCGTACAGACGAACCGGGTCTCGTCGCAATCCAGTTGGGCCGTGGACAACCCGGCCCAGGCCTCGTCGAGCTTCCCGGCGTCCAGCAGCGAGGTCATGGCCGCCACCCAGAGGTCACGGGCGTTCTCGAGCCGGAACGTGACGTAGTGGCCGAGCTGGAACCGGGAACGGAGCGGCATCCCGAACTTCGAACGCAACGCGCCGAAGGAGCCGGAAGCCCGGACCATGCCGTCCAGCGCCTCCTTCTGACGCTGTCCGGTCGCATGCAGGCCCAGCCATGCGTCTGCGGCCAGGGGATCGTGTGCGGCGGCGAACGAGAACTGTTCGGCGGCGGCCGCATTGTTCCCCTGGTTCAGCAGGGCCACTGCCTGCTGCCAAGCCTGCTCGGCCCTCCTGGGCGAACCCCGGCCTGCGGCTGTTCCCTGCACAGTTACTCCCCTCGACGGGCCCCGGCCCGCGCGCCGACGGCCGACGGGGCTCGCCGTGACGACCTGGAACAACCGTCAGGATATCCAACATGACGTGTCGGCCGGTGAACACACTCGACGCCCCTTCGACCGCGTCGGTGAAAGGAGCAGGAAGGGCGGCGACAAGGCAGTGATGCCGATGTGCCTGATCCGGCCGGACGTCGATGAAAAGGTCGCTTTCCGGACGGTTGGGCGGTCGGCACACGCCAGGACCGGGCGATCACCCCGCGATGTCCGGGGGAGATCGGCCCGTCTGACGCTAACGTTGATCCGCACGGTGACAGCGACGGTGCCGGGGAGGGCGCACCGCGCGGAACACCGGGAACGAGGAGTGCGCGACATGCTCGATCCCACTTCGGTGGCGGCGATTTCGGCGGTACTCGGTGCGGTCGGCTCGGGGATGGCCAACGAGGCCGGCAAATGGGCCTGGGAATCCACCGGTGGTGTCGTGCGGAGAATCGTCGGCCGCGAGGTCCCCGCGCCCGTGGCCCCGGACGAACGGGACGACGTGGCCCGCATGGTTCACGACCGGATCCGCACCGATCCGCAACTCGCCGCCTCCTGGACCGCGTTCGCCACCCGGCTGCGCCGCGACCCTGCCCCGGTCCGGGCCGCGCGGTCGAACCTCCCCGCCTCCATAAGGTTCTTCACGGATCGCAAGGAGGCGATGAAGCAACTCCAGCGGGAGGCGTCCCGCCGCGCGGACGGGCGGCCCCGGCTCGCCCTGGTGCACGGTCCGGACGGCATGGGTTCCAGCACCCTCGCCGTGCACTTCGGCGCACAGCCGACCCGCCTCTTCCCGGACGGCCAGATCTACGCCGACCTCGGGGGACGTGGCGCCGGTGGCGCGCGCGACGTCGGAACCGTACTGCGTGCCCTGCTGCGTCAACTGCGGGTGCCGGACGAAGAGATGCCGACCGGGACCGATGAACTCGGCGAGTTCTTCCGCCACCGCGCGGCAGACCTGAGACTCCTGATCGTGCTCGACCACGCGTACTCCGCCTCGCAGGTGCGGCCGTTCCTCACCTCGGCACCCGGGGTGTTCACGATCCTGGTCGCCCGCGCTCCCTTCCCCGGCATCGACGCCGTGCGGGTGCCCGTCGGCCCGCTCTCGGACCGGGACGCGGTGCGGCTGCTCACCGACATCACCGACAAGTCCACGGTCGCCGCCGCCCGTGCCACCCTGCCGTCGCTGCTCCAGCGCTGCGGCGGGTCGCCGTACGCCCTGCGTGCCGCGGCGTACCAGCTCTCCGCGCCCACGCTTCCGCCACGCCGCGCCGAGGCGGACGGCGACCCGGTCCGGGGCGCCGCCGAGGACAACTACCGGCTCCTGGCCCCGGAATCCGCCAGGCTGTACCGACTGATGGCACTGCGCGACTGGCCCGCCTTCGACGCCGCCACGGCCGCCCGGACCACCGGCCAGGACCCCGACGCAACGGCCGAACTCCTGGAAGACCTGGCCGACCGGATGCTCCTGGAACGCGGCTCGGGCAGCGGTCGTTACCACTACCGCCACGCGGTCCGTGCGCACGCCGAGGCGGCGGCGATCCGGGACGACGGGATCGCGGCGTGCTCCGCGGCGCTCGCCCGCACCCTGAGCGCCTACGCCGACCTGGCCGCATCGGCCGCCCACCAGGCGCTCCCGGAGAGCTGGCGTGTCCCCGCACCCGCCGAGGACCGCGCCGGGCAGACGTACGCGGACCGGGGCGCCGCCCTCGACGCGCTGCTCGCGGAGTCGGGCAACCTGGTCGAGGCGGTGCGCTGCGCCGAGGAGTCCGGCGACCCGGACACCGCCGTACGCCTGTGCCGTGCCCTGTGGCCACTACAGCTCAAGGCCGGCCACCACGAGATGCTGCTGCCGGCGCTCCGCATCGGCACGCGCCTTGTCGACACCCATCGGCCCACGAGTCCCGACGCCGGAGCGCTGCACGCACAACTCGCCCACTCACTGACCGAGTTGAAGCGCTGGCAGGAGGCGGGGGCGGAGGCGCGGGCAGCGGCGGGGGCCGAGGAGGCGGCGGGCCACAAGCGGGGCCATGCCTCGGCCGTCGAGTTCCTGGGGCTGCTGAGACTGCGGCAGTGGCGGTACCAGGAGGCGTACGACTGCTACGAGGAGGCCGGCGCCATCCTGGGCACCATGGGCGGGCAGGACGAGGGGACTCGCGACGTGCCGCGTGCCGATGCCCTGCTGGAGCGCCATCGCGGGCGGGCGCTGCGCGGGCTGGGGCGACGCGAGGAGGCCCGGCAGAAGCTGGAGACCGCGCTGTCGTACTTCCGGTCGAGCGGCGACACGTACAACACGGCCCGGACCCTCACGGATCTCGCCGAGACCTGGCTGGACGAGGGGGACACCGAGGCGGCGCTCCCGCTGGTCGAGGCGGCGATCACGACCCTCGACGGCCAGCGCGCGACGTACCACCTGGCGCATCTGCGAAGCATGCAGGAGCGCTGCGTGGCCCCCTGACCGCGTAGTCGCGGTCCTCCTCAGCCGGCCGAGTCAGGCGGCGTCAGAGGATCGACGCGTACGCGGTGGAGCCGGTCGCCCGTCCGCAGGACGAGTCCGTCGGTCACTGCCCGCGCCAGCCGCGCCCGGGCAGTGACCGCCTCCCGGCTGTCCGTGGCCAGCCAGGCGTGCAGGGCGGAGGCGTACGCGGCGGGGTCCGCGCCGGACACGTCTTCCGGATCGGCGTCGGGCACCGCCATCATCCGGAGCGGCTCCTCGCCACGTACCCGGACCACGCACTCGGACGGGCCGGTCACATAGGCCGCCAGGGAGCAGCCCCGATGGCGGCGGAGCACCTCGGCGGTCCAGATCGACGGCGAGCCGAAGCGCGGATCGTCGGGTTCGCCGTCCCGGAAGATGACGTCGGCCAGCTCCAACCGGTCCACCTCGCGGGTGTCCTCGTGCACGGCGACGTGCAGTTCGCCGTCGGGATCCGAGCCGGCCCCCGGCCCCGTGCCCGCCCAGCGGCTGACCGCGACCTCTCCCGGCCCGAGCACCCGGGTCAGAACCCGCAACGGCACGGTGACCGTTCCGGCCTCGTACCCGGGCAGCGGGAGCGGCTCAAGCGAGGCAGGCCCGCCGGGCTCCGACACCCCCATCATCGAGTAGAAGAGCTTCCGGAGCCGGACCGCGGATTCGCCCGGCACGGAGGTGGTGAACTCGGCGGGGCCGGGCAACGGCCGGTGGCAGCGGATGACTTCATCGATCTGTGCCGCCAGGGACGCGTCGGGGTCGAGCCTCGGCGCCTCCCGCATGAACGCCGAGATCGGCGCGTCGGGGTCCAGGGCGTGGAGCGGCACGGCGCCCAGGAGCACCGGGGTGCCGAGGGCGGCCGCGTAATAGGTGACGGATCCGTGGTCACCGATCACGGCATCGGCTGCCAGCAGGGCCTGCCGCCACCCCGTCAGCGGATCGATCAGCGCCATCCCGCCGCGCCGCGCGCGATCGAGCCAGGCACGGATCTGACCGGGGCCGTGCCCGTGCCAGATGTTGGGGTGCAGTACGGCCGCGAACCGGTACTCGTCCACGGGGAACTCGTCGGCGACCCGGTTCAGCAGGGCGGCGACGACATCGCCCCCGCCGCCGGACGGGCCCTCCCCGCCGTCACCGAAGAGCGATTCGGAGTTCCAGGTCGAGTTGAGCAGGACGAGCCGCTGACCCGGCCGGACCCCCAATGCGCGGCGGAAACGTTCGCGGTAGGGCCGTGCGGCGAGGATCCGGTCGTAGCAGGGATCCCCCGCGAGAACGGCGGTCGGCGCGGCCTCGGGGCAGGCGATGCGCAACCGTTCGTACTGTTCGGGGTGGGAGAGCACGAGGGCGTCCGCGATGGGAGTGCCCCGGGGCGACAGCAGCCACGGAGGCGCGAGCCCGAACACGGGCGCAGGCGCCGCAGCCCCCGCCCCCGATCCGGTGTCCGGTGTCCGGTGTCCGGTGTCCGGTGTCGCCAGCCTCTTAGTGTATCCAACACCGTGCGAGAGGATGGCCAACTTCCCGGAAAATACGTCCAGTTGACCGCCGAAGCTGGCGGAGACAACCAGGTCCACCTCCGTCTCGGCCGCCTGCTCCCACGGCAGCACCGGCACCCCCGTGTCGGCCAGCAATTCGGCAGTGCCGGCCGCGAACGCCGAGGAGCCCGTGCAGGTCACCAGCAGCTGGACCCGCAGGTCGTCATCGAACAGCGGCAGCACATCGAGCAGCCGCGTCGCGGCGGTCACGTTGTGCACGACGACCAGCACCCGCAGGCACTTCCCCCGGGTCGCCCACCGCGCCGCATCGTCCCCCACCGGCACCCGCACCCACCCGGCCCGCCTGAACTCCATCCGCACGCCCCTCGTCCGCTCCGGCCACCCGCCGGCTCCGTGCCGCCCACACGACCGGCCACGCCAGTCAACCAGCACGATCGCCGCGCCGATCACCGAGGGGGCGTCACACAGCCATCGCCACCGAGGTCTTGTTGAGCGCGTCCTCGTGCGAAGCGTTCCGGTTCCGAACCCGGCCCCGGCCCCGGTCCCGGTTCCCGAAGACGACGACCCGCAGCAACACGAACCGTCCGACCCCCGCCAGAGCGGAAGCCGACAGATAGACCGTCTGCGCGATCAGGGGCGAGGGATCGGGTCGCACGGCGAACAGACAGAGCAGCGCCCCCGTGGTGAACGCATAGCTCACGGCGACCGTCACCCCCGACCGGAGGTGGACCCCCCACCCCTTGCGTTCGCTCTGGAAGGAGATCCGTCGGTGCAATTCGGTCGCGACGACCGTGGAGACGACGGTGACCAGCGCGTTCGCGACGGCCATCGGTATTCGCGCGCTGAGCAGCACGACCGCCGCGCTCGACGCCAGTCCGACCCCGCCACCACACACGACGAACCGTACGAAGGCCGCGACGAGAGGGCGAATGGCGCGCGTCTGCCGACGCGTTGGGGCGGTCACTGGTGGGCCTCCGGGAAAGTGAGGGTGGGGAACGGTGATTCGATTCCACCCCAGAACCTACGGAGTCGGCGTCGTTCGAGCGACCCGATAAACCCCGACTTGAGTGGGGGACAACCCGGAAACAACCCTGGGCCGACCACGGGAGACGCGCTCTGTGACGTATACGGCCATAACTCTCGTGACGCCCAGGTAGGTTAAGGCCATAGCTTGATCACTTTCGCGTCCGGAGGTCTCCATGAGTGAGCATCAGTCGTCCGTCACCCCTCCCGCCCAGCCGGTGTCGGACCGGATCGACACCACGAGGCCTCATTCCGCCCGCTTCTGGAACTACTTCGTGGGCGGCAAGGACAACTACGAGGTCGACCGTGAGATCGGTGACCAGATCAAGACCTTCTTCCCGGGGCTCGTCGACGTGGCGGTGGCGGGGCGGCAGTTCCTGCGGCGTTCGGTGAGCCACCTCGTGGAGGAGCGGGGGGTACGGCAGTTCCTGGACATCGGGACAGGTCTGCCCACCGCGGACAACACCCACCAGGTGGCCCAGGACATCGCGCCCGAGTCGCGCATCGTGTATGTGGACAACGACCCGCTCGTGCTGACGCATGCCCGTGCGCTGCTGACCAGTTCGCCCGAGGGTGTCACCGATTACATCGACGCCGACCTCTACGATCCGGACGCCATCCTGGCCGAGGCGGCGAAGACACTCGACTTCGACCGGCCCGTGGCCCTGATGCTGCTCGGCATACTCGGTCACGCGGGCGACTTCGCCAAGGCCCGCGAGGTGGTCGGCCGACTGATGGCGGGGCTGCCGGTCGGCAGCTACCTCGTGATATACGACGGAACGCGTACCAGCGAGGGCATGATCGCCGCGGAGAAGGCGTACATCGAGAGCGGCGCGGTGCCGTACTACGTGCGCGAGCCGGACGAGATCGTCACGCTCTTCGACGGGCTGCGGATCCTCGACCCCGGCTTCGTCCGGCTCAGTGAGTGGATGCCCGACGCCGACAGCGCGACCGTTCCCGCGGATGTGGACGCCTTCGGGGGGATCGGCGTCAAGGAGTGAAGCGCTCCCGAGCCTGATGCCTGTTGCGGGCCGCCGGGATCATGGATGCCCGCGCGGCCGGCCGGGCGATGCTGCAAGATGCTGAGGCAGGAAGCCGATCAGTACCAGGGGGGAGTGCCGTATGACAGGGTACGGATCCGGTGCGGACCGCATCGACACCACCAGGCCGCATCCCGCGCGGGTGTACGACTGGTTCCTCGGCGGGAAGGACAACTATCCCGTCGACGAGGAGCTCGGCAGACAGATCGCCGGGCTCTCGCCGGACACGAAGCGCATCGCACGCCACAACCGGTGGTTCATGCACCGTGCGATGCGCTGGCTCACGGGGGAGGCGGGGATACGGCAGTTCCTCGATATCGGCTCCGGCATTCCCACCGAGCCCAACCTGCACCAGATCGTCCAGAGCGCGGCTCCCGACGCACGGGTCGTGTACGTGGACAACGACCCCATCGTCCTGGCCCACGCCGAAGCACTGTTGAGCGGGACCGCCGAAGGAGTGACGGCGTACCTCGACGCCGATGTGCGGGAGCCGGAGAGGATCCTCGAACTCGCCGCCGACGTGATCGACTTCGACCGGCCCGTCGCGCTCTCCCTCATCGCTCTGCTGCACTTCGTCGGCGACGGCGGCGAGGGGGAGGGGAACCGCGAGGGGGCGTACGCCCTGGTGGAGCGGCTGGTGGAGCAGCTCCCTGCCGGGAGTTTTCTTGTGCTGTCACAGCTCACCGGTGACTTCGACCCAGAGAATGTGGAAAAGGGTGTGGCCTCGTACGCGGCGGGCGGTGTGACGCTCGTACCGAGATCGCATCGCGGTGTCAGCCGGTTCTTCGACGGGCTGGAAGTGATGGAGCCGGGCCTCGTCCAGGTCGTCGACTGGCATCCGGAGCTCAGCCTCGGCGGGCTTCCGGTGGAGACGCAGCCGGTGCCGATCTACGGTGCGGTCGCCCGCAAGCCGTAGCGGGGCGGGCGCAGGGGCCGAGGACCGTCCGGAGACGGCCCCCGGCCCCTGCACTGCCGGGGTCGTCGGCTACTTCCGCAGCTCGACCGTGAAGCCGCGCCCGGTGGAGACGGGCGGTGTCTTGATCTCCGTGATCCCGGTCGCGGGGTCGGTGAACCAGCCGGAACCGGCCGCGGCGAACTCCGCCGCCGAGTTCAGCCGGTGCAGGCGGCTGTGGTCCATGACGACCTGCGACGGTGCGTTCTTGCCGTGCACGGTGAGATCGTACGAACGGGCGGACACCTTGCCCTCGTAACTGCCCACGCTCGCACCGATCTTGAAGGCAGCGCTACGGGCAGTGTTCGGTGGCGCTTCGCGGCCGGGTGTGGCGCATCCCCGCCCTTTTGATCAATCGTGATCAGAAATCGGGCCATCCGGATCGGAAAAGTGGCGAGAACGGTCGCGAATAGTGCCTGAAGGCTCACCGAATTTCCCTATAGTGAAGCCGCGTTGATCAACCGACCACCGCAACGAGCGAAGCCTTCGTCACAGGAGATTCCGTACGATGACGACGCCCGCATCCGCGGTGCCCGAACGCCCGTCCGTGTCCCCGGCGACCACCGCCGGACGCTGTCCGGCAGGTGCCGGTGTGTCCGCCGTGCCACTCAGCGGACCCGAGTTCCACACCGAACCCCATGCCGTCTACCGCGCCATGCGGAGCGAACACGGACCTGTCGTGCCCGTCGAGCTGCCCGGCGGGGTTCCGGCCTGGCTGGTCATCGGCTACCGCGAACTCCACCAGGTCACCAGCGACGGCGGGTTGTTCCCCAGGGACGTCGGGCTGTGGAACCAGTGGGGGAAAATCCCCGAGGACTGGCCGCTGTTACCGATGGTCGGCCGCCCGATGCCGTCCATCTACTTCACCGCCGGGGCCGAGCACCGGCGTCACGCCGCGATGGTCGGGCAGGCGCTGGAGGAGGTCGAGCACTCCGAACTCCGCCGGGACTGCGAGGAGTTGGCCGATCGCCTAGTCGACGGGTTCTGTGACCGCGGCACGGCGGACCTGATCGCCGATTTCGCCATTCCGCTGCCGGTGCTCGTCCTTGCCCGGCTGGTCGGATTCCCCGATGCGGACGGGCCGCGGATCGCCGAGGTGCTCAGGGATCTGGCCGACGGCGGACCGGGCGCGCAGGAGGCCCATCTGCGGTTCGGCGAACACATGCAGCGGCTGCTGGCGGCCCGGCGGGGCGCGCCCGGAAACGACGTGACCTCGCGCATGCTGGCGTACGCCGGGGAGTTCACCGACGAGGAGTACGTACTCGACCTGATGGCCATCACGGCCGCGGGGCACCTCACCACCGCCGACTGGATCGGGAACTCGCTCCGGCTGATGCTCACCGACGACCAGTTCGCCGTCGCGCTCACCGGTGGCCGGCACAGCGTCGCCGAAGCCATGAACGAGGTGCTCTGGGAGGAAGGCCCGACGCAGATCCTCGCCGGTCGCTGGGCGGCCCGCGACACCCGGCTCGGAGGCCGGAGCATCCGTGCCGGGGACATGCTGCTGCTGGGCCTGGGCGCCGCCAACGCCGATCCGCACATCCGGCAGCACCTCTCGGCCTCGGGAGGACCGTCCGGCCAGCGCGGCAACAGCGCCCACCTGGCGTTCAGCCATGGCGAATACCGCTGCCCCTTCCCCGCGCAGGAGATCGCCGAAATCATCGCCCGCACCGGGATCGAGGTGCTGCTCGACCGGCTCCCCGACCTGGAACTGTCCGTTCCCGTATCCGAGTTGGTCCGGCGGCAGTCCGCCTTCCTGCGGGGGATGACCGCATTGCCCGTCCGCTTCGCCCCCGTCCGTCCGACAGGAGCCCCGTCTTGAACTGCCCGCACGCCGCCGCCCGGGAAGCCGCTTCGAGTGGCGGGGTCGTCGTCATCGACCCGCTGGTCCAGGACCTGGACGGAGAGACGGCATGCCTGCGTGACGCCGGTCCGCTCGCCAGGATCGAACTGCTCGGCGTCCCCGCTCTGACCGTCACCCGGCACGCCCTGGCCCGCCGACTGCTCGTCGATCCCCGCCTGGTCAAGGACATCGATGTCTGGGGGCTCTGGCAGAGCGGCGAGGTCACGTACGAGTGGCCACTGATCGGCATGATCGACGCCGGGCGTTCCATGTTCACCGTGGACGGTGCCGAGCACCGACGACTGCGTACCAAGACCTCCCAGGCGCTCACGCCGCGTCGGCTGGAGGAAATACGCCCGGAGATCGAGAAGTTCACCGCGGAGTTACTCGATGCCCTCGCCGAACAGGGCGAGAGGAGCGAGAACGGTGTGGTCGACCTCAAGTCCGTGTTCGCCCAGCCGCTGCCGATGCGGGTCGTCGGCATGCTGATGGGCGTGGACGAGGCCGAGCACCCCATGCTGATGAAGCGGTACAAGGCGTTCTTCTCCATGCTCACGCCGCATGAGGAACGCCTGGCGCTGCTCGCCGAGTTGGACGTGTTCTACGCCGCTCTCGTACGCGAGAAGACCGCGCATCCCACCGACGACCTCACCAGCGCGCTCATCCTTGCCGAGGAAGGCGGCGAACCCCTCACCGAGGAAGAGGTGGTGGGCAATCTCAAGGCGATGGTGGCCGCCGGGCACGAGACCACCATCGGGCTGATCCTGAACGCCGTACGGGCCCTGCTCACCCACCCCGACCAGCTGAACAGGGTCCTCGACGGTGAGATCCCGTGGGATACGGTGATCGAGGAGACCCTGCGCTGGGACACCCCCACCACCCATCTGCTGATGCGGTTCGCCACGGAGGACATCCACGTGGGCGACGACGTGATCGCGAAGGGCGAAGGAGTGGTGATCTCCTATCGCGCCATCGGCCGTGACATCGAGCAGCACGGGACGGACGCCGACGCCTTCGACATCACCCGGCCGACCCCGATCCGTCACATGACCTTCGGTCACGGCCCCCACATCTGCCCCGGAGCGGCACTCTCCCGCGTCGAGGCCGCCATCGCCCTGCCCGCACTGTTCGCGCGCTTCCCCCGGCTGCGGGCGGCCATCGCGGACGAGGAGGTCCGCAAGCTGCCGGTGATGACGCAGAACGACATGGAGGCCTTCCCGGTCCTGCTGCACGGCTGAGACCTGACCACCCGTCGGGCAACGTCGTCCGTGGGATACGGTTCTCGCAGGTCATGAGTTCCAGTGCACAGCCCCGGCTGACTGGACGGCACCCCGCTCCGCTGCGGGTGCTCCGGGTGACGACCGGCCCCGTACGCGGCGTATGGGGAACAGCGGACCATCGGGGCAGAGCACCTGGGGTCCATGACCTCGGGAAGGCGAAGAACCATGCTCCCCCATCTCATCCAGAACGACGACTGCCCCAGCCACGGCCCCGGTCACCACGTGCACTGGATCCATGCCAAGAAGTGCCACCAGGAGCCCGGCCAGGCCGTGGAGCTCCTGCTCACCTCCGGTGACGTCGGCGCCGACGGCTGGATCGAGCT from Streptomyces sp. NBC_01591 includes:
- a CDS encoding maleylpyruvate isomerase family mycothiol-dependent enzyme, whose protein sequence is MTGRDARDTLPEGLGDALRSTAEEIAAVLRGFADTSVPVPCSEWTVGEAAAHLAQANELMADLAAGRERRYGDGTPQGLAAANERALAEFDERAAEPLADLIVAHTDGYLAAVERCATDSTGADGAAGTVVTPLGPMSRAVLGSYLLTHMLGHGYDLARARGRSHMIDRTRVELSLPFLITAMPRVTDATTTAGLTAGYTIRLWGGARFGVTFTDGAVTVTPRPPARPDCTILIEPVTFFLMALGRIDPRGAMARGRVFAWGRKPWLAPRFPGLFKAP
- a CDS encoding AAA family ATPase; this encodes MQGTAAGRGSPRRAEQAWQQAVALLNQGNNAAAAEQFSFAAAHDPLAADAWLGLHATGQRQKEALDGMVRASGSFGALRSKFGMPLRSRFQLGHYVTFRLENARDLWVAAMTSLLDAGKLDEAWAGLSTAQLDCDETRFVCTRYAFLKEDWALVLRFAPNIRDAFLHDEAQLYVGAALFAQGVCHEALNVLAELPKKLEPGSRFDAEVKYFMGRSLESLGRPEEALRRYQYAFRCAPNLLDVNVRAQARSTAPTASSVAGEAPASSPTPSSPSPSPAGPPPPRTAAPPSAPSAPVAAPGAGPDSGSAETDGTDGLSREEMARLLAEAQQALDGMIGLEPVKRQVLTLIAQLRMAALREEQGLPSGARPRHFVFAGPPGTGKTTVARIIGKVFAGLGLLRSGHVIEAQRVDLVGQHLGSTAIKTSKVIDSALNGVLFIDEAYALSNSGYSGGDAFGDEALQVLLKRAEDDRDRLVVVLAGYREEMTGLLAANPGLVSRFNTRVDFPSYSAQELLLIARSVLSGQGDEPDEEAAAALGAFFASAVDEGMADTLGNARFARELCQKASAQRDLRLYAEHSGGTTPTRQEIVTVLAQDVMEAHQELMESHGNPV
- a CDS encoding tetratricopeptide repeat protein; translated protein: MLDPTSVAAISAVLGAVGSGMANEAGKWAWESTGGVVRRIVGREVPAPVAPDERDDVARMVHDRIRTDPQLAASWTAFATRLRRDPAPVRAARSNLPASIRFFTDRKEAMKQLQREASRRADGRPRLALVHGPDGMGSSTLAVHFGAQPTRLFPDGQIYADLGGRGAGGARDVGTVLRALLRQLRVPDEEMPTGTDELGEFFRHRAADLRLLIVLDHAYSASQVRPFLTSAPGVFTILVARAPFPGIDAVRVPVGPLSDRDAVRLLTDITDKSTVAAARATLPSLLQRCGGSPYALRAAAYQLSAPTLPPRRAEADGDPVRGAAEDNYRLLAPESARLYRLMALRDWPAFDAATAARTTGQDPDATAELLEDLADRMLLERGSGSGRYHYRHAVRAHAEAAAIRDDGIAACSAALARTLSAYADLAASAAHQALPESWRVPAPAEDRAGQTYADRGAALDALLAESGNLVEAVRCAEESGDPDTAVRLCRALWPLQLKAGHHEMLLPALRIGTRLVDTHRPTSPDAGALHAQLAHSLTELKRWQEAGAEARAAAGAEEAAGHKRGHASAVEFLGLLRLRQWRYQEAYDCYEEAGAILGTMGGQDEGTRDVPRADALLERHRGRALRGLGRREEARQKLETALSYFRSSGDTYNTARTLTDLAETWLDEGDTEAALPLVEAAITTLDGQRATYHLAHLRSMQERCVAP
- a CDS encoding GtrA family protein translates to MTAPTRRQTRAIRPLVAAFVRFVVCGGGVGLASSAAVVLLSARIPMAVANALVTVVSTVVATELHRRISFQSERKGWGVHLRSGVTVAVSYAFTTGALLCLFAVRPDPSPLIAQTVYLSASALAGVGRFVLLRVVVFGNRDRGRGRVRNRNASHEDALNKTSVAMAV
- a CDS encoding SAM-dependent methyltransferase — translated: MSEHQSSVTPPAQPVSDRIDTTRPHSARFWNYFVGGKDNYEVDREIGDQIKTFFPGLVDVAVAGRQFLRRSVSHLVEERGVRQFLDIGTGLPTADNTHQVAQDIAPESRIVYVDNDPLVLTHARALLTSSPEGVTDYIDADLYDPDAILAEAAKTLDFDRPVALMLLGILGHAGDFAKAREVVGRLMAGLPVGSYLVIYDGTRTSEGMIAAEKAYIESGAVPYYVREPDEIVTLFDGLRILDPGFVRLSEWMPDADSATVPADVDAFGGIGVKE
- a CDS encoding SAM-dependent methyltransferase, which codes for MTGYGSGADRIDTTRPHPARVYDWFLGGKDNYPVDEELGRQIAGLSPDTKRIARHNRWFMHRAMRWLTGEAGIRQFLDIGSGIPTEPNLHQIVQSAAPDARVVYVDNDPIVLAHAEALLSGTAEGVTAYLDADVREPERILELAADVIDFDRPVALSLIALLHFVGDGGEGEGNREGAYALVERLVEQLPAGSFLVLSQLTGDFDPENVEKGVASYAAGGVTLVPRSHRGVSRFFDGLEVMEPGLVQVVDWHPELSLGGLPVETQPVPIYGAVARKP